In the genome of Flaviflexus ciconiae, one region contains:
- a CDS encoding UTP--glucose-1-phosphate uridylyltransferase has product MRAAGLDELAIRVFEQNIETVARGEVGYIRERDIEPLTNIDEFTGEGSVGSAIAHTAVIKLNGGLGTSMGLQAAKSLLPVTPDKTFLDIIVSQVMSVRKEHNVELPLIFMNSFRTDEDTLDYLSRYEDLATPGIPLSFIQNRVPKLRRDDLSPVEWEKNPELEWTPPGHGDLYTALPGSGMLATLIDRGFRYAMVTNSDNLGSYPDPVLAQWFADSGAPFAMEVCRREPSDRKGGHLARRISDGKIILREVAQTSPDDVDAFQDIDRHRYFNTNTLWLDLEALAVELACNDGYLGLPVIRNAKLVDPTDPTSTGVYQLETGMGSAIEIFDGSVAITVGRDRFMPVKTTNDLLLLRSDVYDIDDSGHIVKTVDKAPLVKLDPAYFAHMDQFDKRCQHVPSLAGATSLTVHGDYTFEEGTVATGDAVFGEES; this is encoded by the coding sequence ATGAGAGCCGCCGGGCTCGACGAGCTCGCTATCCGGGTTTTTGAACAGAATATTGAAACGGTCGCCAGGGGAGAAGTGGGCTATATCCGCGAACGCGACATTGAACCCCTCACCAATATTGACGAATTCACGGGCGAGGGGTCCGTAGGCTCCGCCATCGCCCACACCGCTGTCATTAAGCTCAACGGCGGCCTCGGCACATCCATGGGGCTCCAGGCCGCGAAGTCTCTTTTGCCGGTGACTCCCGACAAGACTTTCCTCGACATCATCGTTAGCCAGGTCATGTCGGTCCGCAAGGAACATAATGTTGAGCTTCCGCTTATTTTTATGAATTCCTTCCGCACCGATGAGGACACTCTCGACTACCTGTCCCGGTACGAGGATCTGGCAACCCCCGGAATCCCGCTCTCTTTTATCCAGAATCGCGTTCCGAAACTCCGACGAGACGATCTGAGCCCGGTTGAGTGGGAGAAGAACCCGGAGCTCGAATGGACACCACCCGGTCACGGTGACCTCTACACGGCCCTTCCCGGCTCCGGCATGCTCGCCACGCTCATTGACCGCGGCTTCCGCTACGCCATGGTGACCAACTCCGACAACCTCGGCTCCTATCCGGACCCGGTCCTGGCACAGTGGTTCGCGGATTCCGGCGCCCCGTTCGCAATGGAAGTGTGTAGGCGCGAGCCGAGCGACCGCAAGGGTGGGCACCTGGCACGGCGCATATCGGACGGCAAGATTATTCTCCGCGAAGTAGCGCAAACCTCGCCGGATGATGTTGACGCCTTCCAGGACATTGACCGTCACCGCTACTTCAACACCAACACCCTGTGGCTTGATCTTGAAGCACTCGCTGTTGAGCTTGCTTGCAACGATGGTTACCTTGGTCTTCCCGTTATCCGAAATGCCAAACTCGTTGACCCAACCGACCCAACCTCCACCGGGGTGTATCAGTTGGAGACCGGTATGGGATCCGCCATCGAGATTTTCGACGGCTCGGTAGCGATCACGGTGGGACGGGATCGGTTCATGCCCGTGAAGACGACAAATGATCTTCTTCTGCTACGCTCCGATGTTTACGATATCGACGACAGCGGCCACATCGTGAAGACCGTCGATAAGGCACCCCTGGTCAAGCTCGACCCGGCCTACTTTGCCCACATGGACCAGTTTGATAAGCGCTGTCAGCATGTTCCTTCCTTAGCGGGAGCGACAAGCCTGACCGTTCATGGCGACTACACCTTCGAAGAGGGAACCGTAGCTACGGGCGATGCCGTGTTTGGTGAGGAAAGCTAA
- a CDS encoding GNAT family N-acetyltransferase, which produces MQPVTLTTDRLRLEIPTAELVAEVTRICNDPEIQKWTTVPHGYTEEHATEFLGNAQSLWENDKPIWAIFAGTELVGMIDLQMPVGQNLRTAVGYWAAPEYRGNGYLTEAVRAVCSFAFEQGCIAVGWACEVDGTDINWASAKVAWKVGFQFEGIRRAAMYDKGKIRDCLVGTLTAEDPMEPQGPWIGPSKGRRAVMNSRDPEALVREFHETYAMPIATDGPNVDRERTHMRMALIAEEFHELVTAVYGESSGQIVAGAYETAVEADDGTRDTVETADALADLVYVIYGMALESGIPLEDVLREVQAANLSKLGADGKPIYREDGKVLKGPDYFRPRIDRVLGLEK; this is translated from the coding sequence ATGCAGCCAGTTACTCTGACGACCGATCGTCTTCGCCTTGAGATCCCGACCGCCGAGCTTGTCGCCGAGGTGACGAGGATCTGCAACGATCCGGAGATACAGAAGTGGACGACGGTCCCGCATGGTTACACAGAGGAGCATGCGACCGAGTTCCTCGGCAACGCTCAATCCCTGTGGGAGAACGATAAGCCGATCTGGGCGATCTTCGCGGGTACTGAGCTCGTTGGCATGATTGACCTGCAAATGCCGGTCGGGCAGAACCTGAGGACCGCTGTTGGGTATTGGGCGGCTCCTGAGTACCGCGGCAATGGTTATCTGACCGAGGCTGTGCGAGCAGTCTGTTCGTTCGCTTTCGAGCAGGGGTGTATTGCTGTGGGATGGGCGTGCGAGGTGGATGGAACCGATATCAACTGGGCGAGCGCCAAGGTGGCCTGGAAGGTTGGCTTCCAGTTCGAGGGAATCAGGCGTGCCGCCATGTACGACAAGGGCAAGATTCGTGACTGCCTCGTGGGGACGCTGACTGCTGAGGATCCCATGGAGCCCCAGGGGCCCTGGATTGGCCCCTCCAAGGGTCGCCGCGCCGTCATGAACTCACGTGACCCGGAGGCACTTGTCCGGGAGTTCCACGAGACGTATGCGATGCCGATCGCAACCGATGGGCCGAACGTTGATCGGGAACGCACCCACATGCGCATGGCCCTGATTGCTGAGGAGTTCCACGAGCTTGTTACGGCCGTTTACGGCGAGTCCTCCGGTCAGATCGTCGCTGGAGCCTACGAGACTGCAGTTGAGGCGGACGATGGCACTCGCGACACCGTGGAGACTGCGGACGCTCTCGCAGACCTGGTCTACGTGATCTACGGGATGGCACTCGAGTCCGGTATCCCGCTCGAAGACGTGCTCCGTGAGGTACAGGCCGCTAATTTGTCGAAGCTGGGCGCGGACGGCAAGCCGATCTATCGTGAGGACGGCAAGGTCCTGAAGGGGCCCGACTATTTCCGTCCCCGGATCGACAGGGTTCTAGGCCTCGAAAAGTAG
- a CDS encoding gamma-glutamylcyclotransferase — translation MALTAATVSAIMIAGPITVADDGDDAEAPDSYARPYDEARDAVPVDDTAAPLTSLLADDNHNFFLNNSWEGGNADIEFTYGKPTDHPVVGDWDGDGVDTVGVRRDQHFYLRNTNSGGNRDIWLMFGHRDDEFLIGDWDGDSIDTVGARRGHEFFLRNSLTSGDPDVTFKYGRTDDDVFVGDWDGDGVDTLAVRRGHTFFVKNEISGGIADHEFKYGRDGDEIQVGDWDGDGQDTFAVRRGIEWHIRNDFESGPAQTVIKYGREQDSAIVGDWDGDATDTPGVHRKPVEPDPPEEPEEPEPPKEPPLPRQVPVMVYGTLRTGQPAHHVVQGRFNLNVLSRAGLLELWVTDHPYPSYPVWPWAVPGKTGLTGEMLFFPQETYTAEVRRMDDWEGYTPGGDPNKMNYIRQKERTAHDKNAWVYVATPWRESYAKNYGTKVISGDITRF, via the coding sequence ATGGCGCTCACAGCCGCAACGGTCTCGGCCATCATGATCGCCGGCCCCATAACCGTCGCGGACGACGGCGATGACGCCGAAGCCCCCGACAGCTACGCTCGGCCCTACGATGAGGCGCGAGATGCTGTCCCTGTCGACGACACTGCCGCGCCGCTTACGTCACTCCTCGCGGACGATAACCACAACTTCTTCCTCAATAACTCGTGGGAGGGTGGCAATGCCGACATTGAGTTCACGTACGGAAAGCCGACCGACCATCCGGTTGTCGGCGACTGGGACGGCGACGGTGTCGACACCGTTGGCGTCCGCCGCGATCAGCACTTCTACCTCCGCAACACCAACTCCGGTGGCAACCGCGATATCTGGCTCATGTTCGGCCACAGGGACGATGAGTTCCTCATTGGGGATTGGGATGGCGACAGTATCGACACGGTCGGTGCGCGTCGGGGCCACGAATTCTTCCTACGCAACTCCCTGACGTCCGGCGATCCCGACGTCACCTTCAAGTACGGCCGCACCGATGACGACGTGTTCGTTGGCGACTGGGATGGCGACGGTGTCGACACCCTTGCTGTCCGCCGGGGGCACACCTTCTTTGTGAAGAACGAGATCTCGGGTGGCATTGCCGACCACGAGTTCAAGTACGGTCGCGATGGTGACGAGATCCAGGTTGGCGACTGGGATGGGGACGGACAAGACACATTTGCTGTCCGTCGCGGCATCGAATGGCACATCAGGAACGACTTCGAGTCGGGGCCTGCTCAGACCGTCATTAAGTACGGTCGGGAGCAGGACTCCGCGATTGTCGGTGACTGGGACGGGGATGCCACGGACACGCCCGGTGTGCACCGCAAGCCCGTTGAGCCCGATCCCCCGGAGGAACCCGAAGAGCCGGAGCCGCCCAAGGAGCCACCGCTTCCCCGCCAGGTACCGGTCATGGTTTACGGAACGCTCCGCACCGGTCAACCCGCACATCACGTTGTCCAGGGACGATTCAATCTCAACGTCCTCAGCCGTGCCGGGTTGCTCGAACTGTGGGTAACCGACCACCCCTACCCGTCCTATCCGGTGTGGCCCTGGGCGGTGCCGGGCAAGACCGGGCTAACCGGTGAAATGCTGTTCTTCCCGCAAGAAACCTATACCGCCGAAGTGCGGCGCATGGATGACTGGGAGGGCTACACCCCGGGAGGGGATCCCAACAAAATGAACTACATCAGACAAAAGGAACGCACGGCCCACGACAAGAACGCCTGGGTCTACGTCGCCACGCCGTGGCGTGAAAGCTACGCAAAGAACTACGGAACGAAGGTGATTTCCGGTGATATCACGCGCTTCTAA
- a CDS encoding S8 family serine peptidase, which produces MTSHVPGSRRTLRACIATLGAGALGLGAFIVPAAATPSADPIYESDPSVLVGSSANQASVAGSAYGSRATGEWFVSFSSAPLVNGGTQARVDADLNELESAIADLDVEVKASHSELWAGAVVTADDAELAKVLDRVDVAGVFPVLLIDAPEQRDLGAEPEMRFAAGMTGADFAQDLGVSGYGQTISIIDTGVDIDHVAFGGTGVADTTPWSEINGNGSRIIGGYDFVGDDYNANPAADNYNPVPAPDSNPDDCQGHGTHVAGIAAGSDDVTGVYGVAPDANILAYRVFGCEGSTDSAIMLQAMEASARDGADIVNMSIGAGFMTWPNYPTAVAADNLVDAGVVVTVSQGNEGESGVFSGGAPAVASKVISVGSVDNVASEAPVFVVNDQNIAYSSSTGAPNPPTDNSEYEIIAYPAGSETGAVPIEDAEGKVVIVRRGNSTFHEKAAAAQESGAAGVIIDNNVAGAINATVEGDPAITIPTVTISMADGDAIRADLAAAEEPVTLTWSDQTEVSEIATGGLVSDFSSYGLSADLTVKPQVVAPGGFINSAYPLEAGPSGYATLSGTSMAAPHVAGAAALILEVNPALNPSQVLTSLQNTADPLLWSGNPDLGFPEPVHRQGAGMINIPNAIFANLWGTQVTPSQINLYDNDTGASETHTLTIHNRDEVEFTYSFVNLAGIATAGINQLPNYYGAAATTEFSAETVTVPAGGTATVDVTITEPEGFAGGIYGGQIVVLGEDASGYTTQSIVSYGGLAGDYETDLAFMEQWTYRDYGYTEEEVGELIDEPIYSTPGLGVLEDCTKLVDGECVSEGNYSWGHDEYVYSMEDGDTPYAVLHIENPVSYMKIEAFHANADGTKGDPVSPDYNVVYESDGEGAVPGIQVYQWDGTYVKSADSEQYLKALDGDYVIEVTAVKGLGSIDNPDHVEVWTSPAFTIDRDGVPGEGPGDGSIDEEADKGFFLYNDFESAADHYFMYGRDGDEVFVGDWDADGVDTIGVRRGHTFYVQNQLIGGNAEVEFKFGRDGDEILVGDWNADGYDTFAVRRGVTIYAQNELIGGNAEVEFKYGRVGDDLFAGDWDGDGYDTFAVRRGNSFYVQNSLVGGNAEDTFHFGHESDTVLVGDWDGDLKDTVALRRGDTFYVSNSLSSGSADRSFVLGRDSDEVLVGDWNGDGIDSVGLRR; this is translated from the coding sequence ATGACCAGTCATGTTCCTGGTTCTCGGAGGACGCTCCGCGCCTGCATCGCCACACTTGGTGCAGGTGCGCTTGGTTTAGGGGCATTCATTGTTCCTGCCGCAGCAACTCCGAGCGCTGATCCCATTTACGAATCTGATCCGTCGGTCCTCGTCGGCTCGTCCGCAAACCAGGCATCCGTTGCCGGTTCCGCGTACGGCTCGCGAGCAACCGGCGAATGGTTCGTTTCATTCAGTTCCGCTCCCCTCGTCAATGGTGGAACCCAGGCCCGAGTCGATGCTGACCTCAACGAGCTTGAGTCCGCGATCGCCGACCTCGACGTCGAGGTTAAGGCATCGCACAGCGAGCTGTGGGCCGGCGCGGTTGTCACCGCTGACGATGCCGAACTCGCAAAGGTTCTCGACCGCGTTGATGTTGCCGGGGTCTTCCCCGTCCTTCTCATCGACGCTCCGGAGCAGCGCGATCTTGGCGCCGAGCCCGAGATGCGATTTGCTGCCGGCATGACCGGTGCCGACTTCGCACAGGATCTCGGCGTCTCCGGCTACGGCCAGACGATTTCGATCATTGACACCGGTGTCGACATCGACCACGTCGCCTTCGGCGGAACCGGCGTCGCTGATACGACCCCCTGGTCCGAGATCAATGGCAACGGCTCCCGCATCATCGGCGGCTACGACTTCGTTGGCGATGATTACAACGCGAACCCCGCAGCGGACAACTACAACCCTGTCCCGGCCCCGGACTCCAACCCGGATGACTGCCAAGGCCACGGCACGCACGTTGCCGGTATTGCGGCAGGCTCCGACGATGTTACCGGCGTCTACGGCGTAGCCCCCGACGCGAACATCCTCGCTTACCGCGTCTTCGGTTGTGAAGGTTCGACCGACTCCGCCATCATGCTTCAGGCCATGGAGGCCTCGGCACGCGATGGTGCCGACATCGTTAACATGTCGATCGGTGCAGGCTTCATGACCTGGCCGAACTACCCGACCGCTGTCGCTGCAGACAACCTTGTTGACGCTGGCGTCGTCGTCACCGTCTCGCAGGGCAACGAGGGCGAGTCCGGCGTCTTCTCCGGTGGCGCACCGGCCGTTGCTTCGAAGGTCATTTCTGTTGGTTCCGTCGACAACGTTGCCTCCGAGGCACCGGTGTTCGTCGTCAACGACCAGAACATTGCTTACTCGTCCTCAACGGGTGCTCCGAACCCGCCGACCGACAACTCCGAATACGAGATCATTGCCTACCCGGCAGGTTCCGAGACGGGCGCTGTCCCGATCGAGGATGCAGAGGGCAAGGTTGTTATCGTTCGCCGTGGCAACTCGACATTCCATGAGAAGGCTGCTGCCGCTCAGGAATCCGGTGCAGCCGGTGTCATCATCGACAACAACGTCGCCGGTGCCATCAACGCAACCGTTGAGGGCGATCCCGCGATCACGATCCCGACCGTGACCATCTCGATGGCTGACGGCGACGCAATCCGCGCTGATCTCGCCGCTGCCGAAGAGCCCGTCACCCTCACCTGGTCGGACCAGACCGAAGTTTCGGAGATCGCCACCGGCGGTCTTGTTTCCGACTTCTCGTCCTACGGCCTGTCGGCTGACCTCACGGTCAAGCCCCAGGTTGTTGCACCGGGTGGTTTCATCAACTCGGCATACCCGCTTGAGGCTGGCCCGTCCGGTTACGCAACGCTGTCGGGTACCTCGATGGCAGCTCCGCACGTTGCTGGTGCGGCCGCTCTCATCCTTGAGGTCAACCCCGCTCTCAACCCGAGCCAGGTCCTCACGAGCCTTCAGAACACCGCTGATCCGCTCCTCTGGTCCGGTAACCCGGATCTTGGATTCCCGGAGCCGGTTCACCGCCAGGGTGCCGGTATGATCAACATTCCGAACGCCATCTTCGCGAACCTCTGGGGCACCCAGGTGACGCCGTCGCAGATCAACCTCTACGACAACGACACCGGCGCTTCCGAGACGCACACCCTCACGATCCACAACCGTGACGAAGTCGAGTTCACCTACTCGTTCGTGAACCTCGCAGGCATCGCCACGGCTGGCATCAACCAGCTCCCGAACTACTACGGAGCAGCCGCGACCACCGAGTTCTCGGCTGAGACCGTGACCGTTCCGGCTGGCGGCACTGCAACTGTTGACGTCACCATCACCGAGCCCGAGGGCTTCGCGGGTGGCATCTACGGCGGCCAGATCGTCGTCCTCGGTGAGGATGCATCCGGTTACACGACCCAGTCGATCGTTTCGTACGGCGGCCTCGCTGGCGACTACGAGACGGACCTGGCCTTCATGGAGCAGTGGACCTACCGCGACTACGGCTACACCGAGGAAGAGGTCGGCGAGCTCATTGACGAGCCGATCTACTCGACCCCGGGCCTCGGCGTCCTCGAAGACTGCACGAAGCTCGTTGACGGCGAATGCGTGAGCGAAGGCAACTACAGCTGGGGCCACGACGAGTACGTGTACTCCATGGAAGACGGCGACACCCCGTACGCTGTTCTCCACATCGAGAACCCGGTCTCCTACATGAAGATCGAGGCTTTCCACGCCAACGCTGATGGCACGAAGGGTGATCCGGTCAGCCCGGACTACAACGTCGTTTACGAGTCCGATGGCGAGGGCGCAGTCCCCGGCATCCAGGTCTACCAGTGGGACGGCACCTACGTGAAGTCCGCTGATTCCGAGCAGTACCTCAAGGCACTCGACGGCGATTACGTCATCGAGGTCACCGCGGTCAAGGGCCTCGGCTCCATCGACAACCCCGACCACGTCGAGGTCTGGACCTCCCCGGCCTTCACTATCGACCGTGACGGCGTACCGGGCGAGGGCCCGGGCGACGGCTCCATCGATGAGGAAGCCGACAAGGGCTTCTTCCTCTACAACGACTTCGAGTCGGCTGCTGACCACTACTTCATGTACGGTCGCGACGGCGATGAGGTCTTCGTCGGTGACTGGGACGCTGACGGTGTTGACACCATTGGTGTTCGCCGCGGCCACACCTTCTACGTCCAGAACCAGCTCATCGGTGGCAACGCCGAGGTTGAGTTCAAGTTCGGCCGTGACGGTGACGAGATCCTCGTCGGCGACTGGAACGCTGATGGCTACGACACGTTCGCGGTCCGCCGCGGTGTCACCATCTACGCCCAGAACGAGCTCATCGGTGGCAACGCCGAGGTTGAGTTCAAGTACGGTCGCGTAGGCGATGACCTGTTCGCTGGCGACTGGGACGGCGATGGCTACGATACCTTCGCGGTACGTCGTGGCAACTCGTTCTACGTCCAGAACTCGCTCGTCGGTGGCAACGCCGAAGACACGTTCCACTTCGGCCACGAGTCCGACACGGTTCTCGTTGGCGACTGGGATGGCGACCTGAAGGACACCGTTGCACTGCGTCGCGGTGACACCTTCTACGTCTCCAACTCCCTGTCCTCCGGCTCGGCTGATCGCTCGTTCGTCCTTGGACGTGACAGCGATGAGGTCCTCGTCGGTGACTGGAACGGCGACGGCATCGACTCTGTTGGTCTGCGCCGCTAA